A window of Zingiber officinale cultivar Zhangliang chromosome 5A, Zo_v1.1, whole genome shotgun sequence contains these coding sequences:
- the LOC121980001 gene encoding uncharacterized protein LOC121980001, with amino-acid sequence MADESAAAPLRLVNFVSEEQLIQSKRTRGERVEDGTASRDRPLYEIMERFFKHKHFRESSSNDPNISEVVEIQSHVELNVNDIVSDPGLRKSIEEFDISIRDQVRIDQRNEEVSKVVNQNAPGNNQMISPTIQKDLTHACASEITLSIIKDIENNVFSLMVDESRDISVKEQMIVVLRYVNKRRQDAIDALFVKHGLLLSRLRGQGYDGASNMRSEFNGLKYLILQENPYASSFDSRGVAKSLIQKMENYEFVFMLHLMKMILGMTHELSLVLQQKDQNIVQTISLIESVKVPEMKDNCLIGGRSRRRKQVITKLHYYRVEIFYQVVDLVIQEMNTRFSEVSTELLSCIACLHPRNSFSEFNVQKLVRLCDLYPEDFSTNDYIVIKQQLQNFIHNIRHDPNFSGIEDLGSFAQKIIETLKNQAYPLVYRLIEMTLVLPVATASVERVFSAMKMIKTDLRNRMGDQWMNDSLVVYIEKDIFSTIENEQILQRFQKMKSHRMQLPPLSYPTTT; translated from the exons ATGGCGGACGAGTCGGCGGCAGCGCCGCTTCGCCTGGTTAACTTCGTATCGGAAGAGCAG TTGATTCAATCGAAGAGGACAAGAGGTGAACGTGTCGAAGACGGAACCGCCTCTAGGGACAGGCCATTGTACGAG attATGGAGAGGTTTTTTAAACATAAACATTTTCGTGAGAGTTCTTCCAATGATCCTAATATTAGTGAAGTTGTGGAAATTCAATCTCATGTGGAATTAAATGTAAATGATATTGTTAGTGATCCTGGATTACGAAAATCAATTGAAGAGTTTGATATTTCTATTCGAGATCAAGTCCGAATAGA TCAACGAAATGAGGAAGTTTCAAAGGTTGTTAATCAAAATGCTCCCGGAAACAATCAAATGATTTCTCCAACAATTCAAAAAGACCTTACGCATGCTTGTGCTTCTGAGATCACACTTTCCATAATCAAAGATATTGAAAACAATGTTTTCTCCTTAATGGTTGATGAATCTCGAGACATTTCAGTGAAGGAGCAAATGATAGTTGTTTTGAGATATGTGAACAAAAGAAGACAG GATGCTATCGATGCTTTATTTGTGAAACATGGATTATTATTATCTAGACTGAgaggtcaaggatatgatggagCTTCAAATATGCGGAGTGAATTCAATGGGTTGAAATATCTCATTTTGCAAGAAAATCCATATGCAAG TTCTTTTGATAGTAGAGGAGTTGCCAAAAGTTTGATTCAGAAAATGGAGAATTATGAGTTTGTTTTCATGTTGCACTTGATGAAGATGATATTGGGAATGACACATGAGTTGTCACTTGTGTTACAACAAAAGGATCAAAATATTGTCCAAACCATAAGTTTGATTGAAAGTGTGAAAG TGCCGGAGATGAAAGAcaattgtttgattggtggtcGTAGTAGACGTCGAAAGCAAGTCATCACCAAATTGCATTATTATCGTGTGGAGATTTTCTAtcag GTTGTTGATTTAGTTATACAAGAGATGAATACTCGTTTTTCAGAAGTTAGCACAGAATTGCTTAGTTGTATAGCATGTCTTCATCCAAGGAATTCTTTTTCTGAATTCAATGTTCAGAAACTCGTTCGGCTTTGTGATTTATATCCTGAGGACTTCTCAACAAATGATTATATAGTTATTAAACAACAACTTCAGAATTTCATTCATAATATACGACATGATccaaatttttctggaattgaaGATTTGGGAAGTTTTGCTCAGAAAATTATTGAAACTCTAAAAAATCAAGCTTATCCATTGGTTTATCGTCTGATTGAGATGACATTAGTTTTACCAGTTGCGACCGCTTCTGTTGAAAGAGTATTTTCTGCAATGAAGATGATAAAGACTGATTTACGTAACAGAATGGGAGACCAGTGGATGAATGACAGTCTAGTCGTATACATCGAGAAAGATATCTTTTCAACAATTGAAAATGAGCAAATATTGCAGCGTTTTCAAAAGATGAAAAGCCACAGGATGCAGTTGCCTCCTCTTTCTTATCCAACGACCACCTAA